DNA from Candidatus Paceibacterota bacterium:
TCGGCCTGCCGCGAATAGCCAACCCAGACTCAGGGCAAGGCAAATCAGCAGGATCACGCCGACATGGTACGACTGCCAAATGTTGATGAAGACCTCTCGCGGATAAAGCAGGTAGTCAACCGCAACGGTATTGAACCGCGACCTGAACTCCTCGAAGAAAAAGAACTCGACGAATATCAGGAAGATCTGCGCATAGCAGAAGAGGAAGCAGGCCCCAATGAACACGACCCGATGCCACCGTGCTCCAAACCAACGGTCCGGCACGATCCATAACCACATTAGCAACGGAATGGTCTCCAGCAGCGCGGCGAACACGTCGCGATGCAAGCCGCTCAGCAAGGCAAGCAGAAGTTCCCCCGCCGGTGCCGCCGGCGGCTTGAAGGCGAGCAGCAGAACCAGCCGCAGCAGGAACCAGGCTCCCACCAGCGATAGAAACCAGAAACCGGCAAAGCCGTAGCGCGATTGTCTCCATGACGGTTCGGCAGCCGGAACATCATCGCTCATTGCACCCAGTAAATTCCCGCTGGAAAGAGACTTCATGTCATTTCATCGTTTACGACAGAGTTGAATGCCGTCCGCGATCGAAAGCAGCACGGTTTCCACCCGTGCGTCAAGGGCCAGCTTGTGGTTCAAGGCATCAATCGCGCGTCCGGTAGCTTCCTTCACCAGGCCTTTCCCCAACCTGCCGCCCCAGAGCATATTATCGAAAAGCAGGAGGCCATTGCGTCTCAGGCGCGGCAGGAGCAGTTCGTAATAGGCGTCGTATTGGGTCTTGTCTGCGTCAATGAATGCAAAATCGAACATCACCCCCGGTTCAAGCCGTTTCAGCCGGGGAATGGCCTTGCCGAGTCGCAGTTCAATTCGATCCTGCATGCCGGCCTTTGCCCAGTATTTCCGCGCCACCGCCGTCCATTCGGCGCTCTCATCCAGACAGATGAGCCGACCCTTTGGAGGCAAAGCACGCGCAATGCACAACGAGCTATAACCGGTGAACGTCCCAACCTCGATCGCGGACTTCACGCCCGTCGCCGCGACCAGAAGACTCAGAAAGGCTCCCTGCTCGTCGCTGATCTGGCACTTGCTCACTTCTTGCCCGAGCGCAGCAGTCTCCGTGCGGAGTTCCTGCAGGAGCGGATCGGCCGCGTCGCTGCGGCAGCCGCAGAGGTAGCGGTAGAGTCGTGCGTTGAGTCGGACGTACTTAGTGCCCACAGGAGAACCTTAGCAGGTGTGTGGTTCGCCCGGAAAGCCTGCATATGGGCTGCCGGCAGGTTGGACGCCTGAACGTGGAAACAGCAAGGAAGGCAGCGCCAGAGGCGAAGACATGTATTCGCACATGCATAGCCAAACTAACTCTCTGCTTCCCTGGGCCATACCGCACTTTGGCCCACCCCATGCTCCTGACGCCGACCTGGCTACCAACCGACCCGCATCAAGGAAGCGCTGCGCAAAGCTCCGCGGCTTGCTTCTGCATGGAGCCAGAAGGGTGCACAACCGGCAGCTCCGCGGTGCGTCTGATTGCCCGGGGAAGCTCCTTCCGATTGCCGACAGAACGCCAATTCTCGGCCCGGGTAGCCACTCGCAGCCACCTTATGGCTACAGTGTAGGCCCTGATCTTAATCTCGTGGCCGCTGCCGAACCAAATGCGCCCCAACCTGGCCTCCGGAGACTCGTCCGGTATGTGATGATCCACCAACTCAGTGATGCCATTGTAAGCAGCCCAAAGGGTCCCCCGAATCCCCGGCTGGTCGTTACCTTTGCCCGTCTCAAACAGGGTGTTTGCCAGCTCGCGGAGCCTGCGCAGCGGATCGTGCTCCTCCTCTGGATTCGTTTGGACCGGCTCAGGCAGCACTTCCTTCACGTACTCAGCCGCTCCGTCAGTGGTCATGGGCGTATCGGCCATGCGCCGGAACACGGATTCAATGGCTGAGTAGTTCTGTTCAACCTGACGCACACTCTCTTTCGCCTGTTGTAACTGCACGTAAACGTCCCCCGCTGCCGTGATGGACACTTTTCGCCCCATCTCTATCTCCGCAGCCAGCATGTTGCTGCAGAATAACCGGTGCGGCATTAACCGCATCTGCACCTGAGGCGAAGCGCCAGTGTGGTTGTTTACCAGCAGCAAGTATCTATCGAGAGTATCCGCGCCCTTGATCCGAGCGGGCTTGAGCAGCCGGCCAAGCACCCAGACCCTCCGCCCATGATCTACCGCGCCGGCGGAGTGATATTCGGCAGTCCCGGCTTGCACGAGCGGATCAAGCAATGCAAGCGCCTCTCGATTCTGTAAGGGCGTGTAATCCTCCGCGACGCGTCCCAGTATGACTCGATTCGGGCCGCTTCCCGGGCTGGTCCGGACCAGGACATGATTTTTCTCCTGCGGGCTGGCGGAGTGACAGTCATTTAGTCGAAGTGGTTCCTTGACCACTTCCCAATCCAACCCAGCCGTTGCAATCGCCCCAGACGCCGTCGAAATTCCCGTCAGGTGTCCGCTTGAAGGATCTAGCGATTCAATTGCGTTTTCGAGTCTGGCTAACTCATTCCTGAGTCTGGCTAAGTCATCTCGCAATTCTCCTTCGATGTCGGTGGGGTGAGGACTTGTTTCCGTAGTCGAGTGATTTATCAGCATACCGCGATTTTCCCTTTCCAGAGCATATTGTCTTTCTAAGCACCCCGTCGGGCACGTCGCTCAACAAGATACCGATATTACCGCTTGCACCGAATCCGAGTGTTGTCAACGTGACGCCCTTGAGTGGGCAAGTGGCGAGATGAACCGATTCGTTCGATCATCCCGTTCGTCAGCCATGTTGCCGAGAGCCTTGTGGCGCGCCTGTCGTATATCCAGCCAACACGCCGTCATCTGCGGCGACAGCCAAAACCCGCATGGACATTGGGAATTTTGACGAGATGGGGCCAAGCTGTCTGGGCCCTGTCAGGTATCGCCGGCTCATTCGCGCAAGTCTGTCCCGGGGGATGTTGGTTGGCGCAGGCGTCGGATAGGCGACACCTGCCCCAGGAAAATCCTAGCGGGCGCCAGACGTGAATGTGCCGGGAGGTTGGCGGGACACTGGGGAATAGGAATAGCGATGGTTCTGCTTTCATCCGTGCCAGTGTGGCGTGGGTGCTCGTCGCAAGGGACCGCGCGCGAGACAGCAGCAGAAGCTTCAACCCAACTTGTGGCCGGGTTGCAGCGGGTGACCGGCCAGGAATGCCTGCGCCTCCAGGCGCCGTCCGCCTTCGAGCTGCAACCTTAGTATCCGCAGAGCCTCTTGACCGCAGCCCACCACGATGCCGGTTTTGTCGGCCTGCAGTACCTCGCCGGCCGGGCCGGAGCACGTTGCGACCTCCGCCCGCCAGATTTTGAGCAGGTGCGGCCGGGGTTGACCGGGCAGATAGCTGAATGCCCCAGGCCAGGGCGTGAGGCCCCGCACGCGATTCCAAATGGCGAGCGCCGGCTGCCGCCAATCAATATGCCCGTCCTCCTTCCTGATTTTAGGTGCGTGGCTGACTCCTTCCGCTGGCTGACGCTGCAACGTGATCCTGCCAGCGACATACTCGGGTATGGTCCGCACCAATAGCTCCGCGCCCATGCCGGCAAGGCGGTCGTGCAGTGCCTCCGCGTCGTCTTCAGGGCGAATCGGCGTCCGGGCCTGGGTCACGATTTCACCGGTATCCAGACCCGCGTCCATCTTCATGATCGTCACGCCCGTCTCCGCATCCCCGTTCAGGATTGCCCATTGGATTGGCGCCGCACCGCGATAGCGTGGCAGCAGGGAGGTGTGGACGTTGAGGCAACCAAAGCGCGGCAAGTTCAGAATGCTCGCCGGCAGAATTTGGCCATAAGCCGCCACCGCAATCAAGTCTGGCTGCAGCGCTTGCAGGTGCGCCAAAAACTCCTCGCTCCGCGCCCGCTCGGGCTGCAACACGGGCAGCAGTGCTTGTAACCCCAGCACCTTCACCGGCGAGGGCTGGAGCTTGAAGGCGCGCCCTTTCGGACGATCCGGTTGCGTGACAACGGCCACCATCTGGAACGCCGGCGATTCGAGCAGCCTCCGCAGGCTGTCACAAGACAGCTCCGCCGTGCCCATGAAGACGATTCGCAAGGCAGCCATACAGGTATGCTAACGCAAAGATCCGCCAGTCGAAGCGTGAAATCCACCAACCGTGCCCACCCGAAAACCTCGCAGCCGGCGCGCCGCCTGCGCCGCCGGCCCCGCTCATCGCAACAATCGCCGGCCTGAGACGGGGCGCGGTGCCCGTGGTCGTGGTCGAGTCGCCGCCACCGCCGGACCGGTCACCGTGCGTTTCCCTAGCGATGTGGCGCAACGGGCGCAGAGGAACTCGTACAATTCACCGGAGGGCAGCACCAGAAGGAGGCGCTCGCGGACCGGTTGGGCGCTACCGCACTTCGGGCAATACAGTTCGCTGGCGGTGAGGGTGCCAAACTGCCGCGGCATTTCACTTCGCGTCTTTGTGCTTCACCACAATCTCTTTGATCTCCACGAAGGGGATCATGACTTCCTCCGAGGCGTGGCCGCGCTGCACCACGAGGTGGAGATCGTTGGCCGCGATGCGGCTGATCCGCTGACCGATATGTTCGCCGCGCGCCGACTTGATGATAAGCACCATGTCCCGGTCCGAGTCGCGGCGTATTACGCCAAAGAAGCCGGGAAACTTCGTCTCGATGAACCGCCGGTTAAAGGTGTACTGTCCGCGCTGATAGGTTATGGTCTCGGGCACGCTGGGTTTCGCTTCCGCACCCTCGATGTGCCCTGCCGCCGCCGCCTCCGACGGTCCTGAGCCTGCCAGCCGCAAACCCGTAGGGTGCTGTGCCCCCTCGGCGGCCATCGGATTGACCGCTTCCGCCCCGCCAGCCGCTGGCGCCGCCTCGGGCGCCGGTTCCCAGGTTTCCGCGGCCGGCGCGATCAGGGTGGGCATGCACAGAAAGATGATCGGGCCGGCAAAGGGCAGCACCGCCGACACGCCGCAGACCAGCGCTGGCGGGCGGGCGCGGAAGATCGCAATTTCATACCCGGCATAAATGTTAGCCGCGTAGAGCAGCAGCATTATCAGGAGACCGGGTCCCGACGAGAAGAGCGCTCCCAGCAGGGATCCGCTGGCCGGTAGTTCCAGACGGGGCGGCTGCTTGATATTCACCTCGGTCTTCTTGATCTTCTCCTCCTGCGTCACTTCGATAAACGGCTCCACCAGCGGCTGCAGTTTCTGAATCTTGGCGAACTTCTTCAGGTCTTCCTGCGAGAAATTGGCCCACGGAATCCTCTCGTACTTGCCATCCCCCACCTTGATTTGCACCCCGGCATCGCTGGCCGAGCTGACCAGCGCTTCGCCGGTCAATGTCTCGCCGTTGGCAAGCTTGAACGTCTCGGCGTAAGCCTGGCTGACCAGCCATCCGCCAGCCAACACAGCCACGATTAAGCACAATCTGCGCACCATGCCTACTTGCATAGCAAATGGTTCCGGCCATAGGAAGCAAAATTGCGCGGCCCGCGGTCTCTCATCCGGCCTCCTGTTCTGGCCTCGCGGCTACCGACTGCCAACCGCCCCAATGGCCTGGACCAGGTCCTCCACCACCCAGTTCGCCCGCGTCGCGGTGAGGTAATCCGCCGCGGCGCCGTGCTGCCACACCGCGTAGCGAATCGCCAGCTCGGGGTCAGTCCGCAAATCGGGTTGGACGAGCAAGCCCGCGAGGTAGCCCGCTAGCACATCCCCGCTGCCGCCTTGCGCCAGATGCGGGTTGCCGGACGGATTAACAAAGACCGTTCCCGTACTTCGCCCGATGAGCGTTCGATGGCCCTTGAGCACGACCCACGCGTTGCCAAACCGTCGTGACACGTTGCGCAAAGCGTTCAAACGGTTCGCCTGCACCTGTTGCGGTGTCGTGCGCAACAGCCGCGCCGCTTCCCCCGGGTGCGGGGTCATGACGCGCACAGAATTCCGGGGCACCGGGTCCATCGGCAGCCAGTCCAGCGCGGTGGCGTCCACCGCCACCGGCAGGAATGTGTCCCGCCACAAATGCCGCGTCAGCAGCTTCATCTCGACCGGCATGTCAGTCGCCGCCAGGCCGGGGCCCAACAGGACCATGTCGTGCGAGCCGGGCAGCTTGCCGGTCGGCGGCCACACGGACACCATTGGCGCCTGCAATTGCGGAGCCACCGCATGGTATACAGTTTCGAGCGTATGCACCGTGATCAGCCCCGGCTGCGCCCGCTGCGCCCCGCGCGCCGCCAGTATTGCTGCGCCATGATAACCCAAGCTGCCCGCCACGATGGCCAGGTGGCCATAATCGCCTTTGTGCGTGGCCGCAGCCCGCGCGGGAGGGAATCCCGCGAAATCTGCCGGCAACGTCCACTGCACCTCGCTGACATGCGGACACGGTGCCAACCCCACATCCGTTGCCACTTCCAGCCGCCCCACAAACGACTTGGCCAATTCCTCGAGCAAGCCGGTCTTCGGGGCGCCCACCGCCAGCGTCACCGCAGCCTTAATGGCCGCGCCCTGCGGCGCGCCTGAATCGGCGTTGAGACCCGAAGGCACATCCACCGCCAGCACCGGCACCCGCGCCTGGTTGACGCGCTCAATGAGACCTA
Protein-coding regions in this window:
- a CDS encoding class I SAM-dependent methyltransferase, with protein sequence MGTKYVRLNARLYRYLCGCRSDAADPLLQELRTETAALGQEVSKCQISDEQGAFLSLLVAATGVKSAIEVGTFTGYSSLCIARALPPKGRLICLDESAEWTAVARKYWAKAGMQDRIELRLGKAIPRLKRLEPGVMFDFAFIDADKTQYDAYYELLLPRLRRNGLLLFDNMLWGGRLGKGLVKEATGRAIDALNHKLALDARVETVLLSIADGIQLCRKR
- a CDS encoding DUF932 domain-containing protein gives rise to the protein MLINHSTTETSPHPTDIEGELRDDLARLRNELARLENAIESLDPSSGHLTGISTASGAIATAGLDWEVVKEPLRLNDCHSASPQEKNHVLVRTSPGSGPNRVILGRVAEDYTPLQNREALALLDPLVQAGTAEYHSAGAVDHGRRVWVLGRLLKPARIKGADTLDRYLLLVNNHTGASPQVQMRLMPHRLFCSNMLAAEIEMGRKVSITAAGDVYVQLQQAKESVRQVEQNYSAIESVFRRMADTPMTTDGAAEYVKEVLPEPVQTNPEEEHDPLRRLRELANTLFETGKGNDQPGIRGTLWAAYNGITELVDHHIPDESPEARLGRIWFGSGHEIKIRAYTVAIRWLRVATRAENWRSVGNRKELPRAIRRTAELPVVHPSGSMQKQAAELCAALP
- the fmt gene encoding methionyl-tRNA formyltransferase; translated protein: MAALRIVFMGTAELSCDSLRRLLESPAFQMVAVVTQPDRPKGRAFKLQPSPVKVLGLQALLPVLQPERARSEEFLAHLQALQPDLIAVAAYGQILPASILNLPRFGCLNVHTSLLPRYRGAAPIQWAILNGDAETGVTIMKMDAGLDTGEIVTQARTPIRPEDDAEALHDRLAGMGAELLVRTIPEYVAGRITLQRQPAEGVSHAPKIRKEDGHIDWRQPALAIWNRVRGLTPWPGAFSYLPGQPRPHLLKIWRAEVATCSGPAGEVLQADKTGIVVGCGQEALRILRLQLEGGRRLEAQAFLAGHPLQPGHKLG
- a CDS encoding NAD(P)H-hydrate dehydratase, translated to MPVSVISIAQMRDWEQATWATGQTEAEVIRRVGLCVARQALQMTQAGDLILILAGKGHNGEDARCSREHLAERRVEVLDVTETPADLGKLDTLLQAQPALLVDGLFGIGLNRPLEPGWVGLIERVNQARVPVLAVDVPSGLNADSGAPQGAAIKAAVTLAVGAPKTGLLEELAKSFVGRLEVATDVGLAPCPHVSEVQWTLPADFAGFPPARAAATHKGDYGHLAIVAGSLGYHGAAILAARGAQRAQPGLITVHTLETVYHAVAPQLQAPMVSVWPPTGKLPGSHDMVLLGPGLAATDMPVEMKLLTRHLWRDTFLPVAVDATALDWLPMDPVPRNSVRVMTPHPGEAARLLRTTPQQVQANRLNALRNVSRRFGNAWVVLKGHRTLIGRSTGTVFVNPSGNPHLAQGGSGDVLAGYLAGLLVQPDLRTDPELAIRYAVWQHGAAADYLTATRANWVVEDLVQAIGAVGSR